A genomic segment from Brevundimonas mediterranea encodes:
- the purQ gene encoding phosphoribosylformylglycinamidine synthase subunit PurQ, giving the protein MSAAVIVFPGSNCDRDCKVAVERSTGEPVSMVWHAETELPSGLDLIVIPGGFSYGDYLRCGAMAAQSPVMQAVKKAADDGVAVVGICNGFQILCEAGMLPGALLRNKGLKYVCKPIALTVSNGQTRFTAGYQGQREVVMTQGNGDGNFFADAETLARIEGEGQVVFRYVENPNGSVNDIAGIQNASGNVLGMMPHPDRAFEAELGSADGAVLFQSIYAAA; this is encoded by the coding sequence ATGAGCGCAGCCGTCATCGTCTTCCCCGGTTCCAACTGTGATCGCGACTGCAAGGTCGCCGTCGAACGCTCCACTGGCGAGCCCGTCTCCATGGTCTGGCACGCCGAGACCGAACTGCCTTCGGGCCTGGACCTGATCGTCATTCCCGGCGGCTTCTCTTACGGCGACTATCTGCGCTGCGGCGCCATGGCGGCCCAGTCGCCGGTGATGCAGGCGGTCAAGAAGGCCGCAGACGACGGCGTCGCCGTGGTCGGCATCTGCAACGGCTTCCAGATCCTGTGCGAGGCCGGCATGCTGCCCGGCGCCCTGCTGCGCAACAAGGGGCTGAAATACGTCTGCAAGCCCATCGCCCTGACTGTCTCCAACGGCCAGACCCGCTTCACCGCCGGCTATCAGGGCCAGCGCGAGGTGGTCATGACCCAGGGCAACGGCGACGGAAACTTCTTCGCAGACGCTGAGACCCTGGCCCGGATCGAGGGCGAGGGCCAGGTGGTCTTCCGCTACGTCGAGAACCCGAACGGCTCGGTCAACGACATCGCCGGCATCCAGAATGCGAGCGGCAATGTGCTCGGCATGATGCCCCACCCCGACCGCGCCTTCGAGGCCGAACTGGGCTCCGCCGACGGCGCCGTGCTGTTCCAGAGCATTTACGCGGCGGCTTGA